In Corynebacterium frankenforstense DSM 45800, the DNA window CACCCGCACCTGCCGCGCCGGCCCCGGATCCCGCGCCGGCTCCCGCGGCGGAGACACCGCCACCGGCCCAGGCACCGGAGCCGCCCGCCCCTGCTCCCGCACCGGAGCCACCCGCACCGGAGCCACCGGCTGACGGCCCGGCCCCGGAGCCCGTGCCCGCCACCGAGACCAGGAAGGCGGGGCCGTGGTGATGGAGTTCGAGGAGTTCGCGCGGAACTTCCGCGCCCGAGCTGACGCTCGGCTGCGCGACTTCGAGGCCGCCCTCGAGGAGGCCAAGAAGAAGACCGAGGCGCCGCAGACGTCCAAGCGAAGGCAGCAGCGGCCGCGGTCGCGCAGGGGCGGTCCCGTGCGCGGCATCCTGCGCCGCTGAGCCGGGGGGGGGCGACGACACAGGGCGACAAAACGGGGACGACAGAGCGGGGACGAAAAACCGGAACAGCAAAAAACGGCGCCACCGGAGAAGGTGGCGCCGCGGCGGCGGGAATCGCTCCCGCGCTCAGTCAGTTGGCGGGGGAGCGCTCGATACCGGAGCCGGACTTGTAGCCCAGCGTGTCGGCGCGGTCGGCGAGGTCCTCGCCGGTCAGCGACTCGAAGCCCTTGGCGGTGGCCTCGGGGTCGGCGAAGCCGGAGAGCTTCCGGTCGTCGCCCAGGGTGGCCAGCAGGAAGCCGGTCAGCAGGCCGCGGGCGGTCTCGCGCGCCCCGACCTGCGGGCGGGCCGCACCGAGCAGCAGCTTGAACATGGTGTCCTCGGTGAAGCCCTGCTGGTTGCCCTTGTCGATCTCGCGGTAGGCCACCTCGCCGCCCCAGGCCTGCGCCAGCGCGGCCGGGTTGCCGGCGTCGAGCAGCGCGCTCTCGCCGGAGCCGACGACCAGGCCCGGGATCTCCAGGCGGCGGGCCGCCTCGACGGAGGAGGGGGCGGTGGTCGCCGGGTAGAGCGCGCCGACGGCGCGGATCTTCGTCGAACCGGCGGCGGCGAGCACCGCGCATCCGGCGCCCATGCCGTGGCCGATCACGCCCAGCTTGCCGGGGCCCACGGTGACGTTGCCGTGGCCGAGGCGCACGCCGGCGAGGATCTGCACGGCCGTCTCGAGGTCGGCGGCGAAGCCGCGGTGGTTCGGCGAGAATCCGGTCTCCGTCTCCGGGGCGGCCACGGCGATGCCCCAGCTGGCAAGGTGGCGCAGCGTGACGTGGTAGTTCTTCAGTCCGCGCAGCCAGTCGTGACCGAAGGCGACGCCGGGCACGCCGTTGCCCTCGGCGGGGGTGTAGACCTTGCCGGGCAGCCCCGCGTAACTCAGGTCGCCCACGAGCACGCGGTGCGGCCCCCGCTTGGACAGCTTGGACAGGTTCTTGCTCAGATTCTCAGCCACGCCCTAGAGAATATCCGACGCCGTGCATGCCGCGCCGCCGACCGGGCGAATCCGTTTGCCCGCCGCCGTCCGGAAAGACCCCTCGGACACCCCCGGCGCGTGCGATTCCCGTGGCGGTCGACGCGCCGGTAGCCTGATGGGCATGTGTGGAATTGTTGGATACGTGGGTGACCGGGCGGGGCTGACCGTCGCGGTGGACGCCCTGCGCAGGATGGAGTACCGCGGCTACGACTCGGCCGGTGTCGCCGTCGCCGACCAGGGCCGGGTCTCCGTGGCCAAGCGCGCCGGAAAGCTGGCCAACCTCGAGGACCGCATCGAGGAGATCGGGGCCGACAAGCTGGCCGGGACCACCGCCATCGGGCACACCCGTTGGGCGACCCACGGCCGCCCGGTCGACGAGAACGCCCACCCCCACCTGTCGTACGACGGCAAGGTGGCCATCGTCCACAACGGCATTATCGAGAACTTCGCCGCCCTGCGCGCCGAGCTCGAGCGCGACGGCGTGGAGCTCGTCTCCGAGACCGACTCCGAGGTCGCCGCCCACCTGATGGCCAAGGCCTACAACGAGGGCGAGACCGCCGGCGACTTCGAGGCCAGCGCCCTGGCCGTGGTCAACCGTCTCGAGGGCGCCTTCACGCTGCTGTTCCTGCACGCCGACCACCCGGACCGCATCGTCGCGGCCCGCCGCTCGACCCCGCTGCTCATCGGCGTCGGCGACGGCGAGATGTTCCTCGGCTCCGACGTCGCGGCCTTCATCGAGTACACCAAGGAGGCCGTCGAGCTCGGCCAGGACAACGTCGTGGTCATCGACCGCGACGGCTACCGCATCCTCAACCTGGACGGCTCCGAGGCCACCGGGCGCCCCTTCACCATCGACTGGGACCTCGAGGCCGCGGAGAAGGGCGGCTACGACTCCTTCATGATGAAGGAGATCAACGAGCAGCCCGCCGCCGTGCGCGACACCCTGGCCGGCCAC includes these proteins:
- a CDS encoding dienelactone hydrolase family protein, producing the protein MAENLSKNLSKLSKRGPHRVLVGDLSYAGLPGKVYTPAEGNGVPGVAFGHDWLRGLKNYHVTLRHLASWGIAVAAPETETGFSPNHRGFAADLETAVQILAGVRLGHGNVTVGPGKLGVIGHGMGAGCAVLAAAGSTKIRAVGALYPATTAPSSVEAARRLEIPGLVVGSGESALLDAGNPAALAQAWGGEVAYREIDKGNQQGFTEDTMFKLLLGAARPQVGARETARGLLTGFLLATLGDDRKLSGFADPEATAKGFESLTGEDLADRADTLGYKSGSGIERSPAN